The following are encoded together in the Vigna unguiculata cultivar IT97K-499-35 chromosome 2, ASM411807v1, whole genome shotgun sequence genome:
- the LOC114171258 gene encoding AT-hook motif nuclear-localized protein 23-like, whose protein sequence is MSMAGLDLGTASRFVQSLQRPDFNQHHHHHEPEEDDKQSDPFSTEDGAQQASPGDLVGRRPRGRPPGSKNKPKPPVIITRESANTLRAHILEVGSGCDVFDSVASYARRRQRGICILSGSGTVTNVTLRQPAASGAVVTLHGRFEILSLAGSFLPPPAPPGATSLSVYLAGGQGQVVGGSVVGELTAAGPVIVIAASFTNVAYERLPLEEEEEQVQISGGGGVGNNSNNNIINNNPFPDPSSGLPFFSLPMNVQFPVDGWAGNSASRSPF, encoded by the coding sequence ATGTCTATGGCTGGTTTGGATTTAGGCACGGCTTCGCGCTTCGTTCAAAGTCTCCAAAGACCAGACTTcaaccaacaccaccaccaccacgaaccCGAGGAAGACGACAAACAGTCAGACCCTTTTTCCACCGAAGATGGGGCGCAACAAGCCAGCCCCGGCGACCTGGTCGGGCGGCGGCCGAGAGGGCGGCCGCCAGGGTCGAAGAACAAGCCGAAGCCGCCGGTGATCATCACCAGGGAGAGCGCCAACACGCTCCGCGCGCACATCCTCGAGGTGGGCAGCGGCTGCGACGTGTTCGACAGCGTCGCTAGTTACGCGCGGCGGCGGCAGCGCGGGATCTGTATTTTGAGCGGCAGCGGCACCGTGACGAATGTGACCCTGCGGCAGCCGGCGGCGTCGGGGGCGGTGGTGACTCTTCACGGGAGGTTCGAAATACTGTCGCTGGCGGGATCGTTCCTTCCTCCGCCGGCGCCACCGGGAGCGACAAGTCTGAGCGTATACCTGGCCGGAGGACAGGGGCAGGTGGTGGGCGGGAGTGTGGTGGGAGAGTTGACCGCGGCGGGACCGGTGATTGTGATCGCGGCGTCGTTCACGAACGTGGCTTATGAACGTTTACCgttagaagaagaagaggaacagGTTCAGATATCTGGTGGTGGCGGTGTGggaaataatagtaataataatattattaacaataacCCTTTTCCTGATCCTTCTTCGGGACTCCCTTTCTTCAGTTTGCCCATGAATGTTCAGTTCCCGGTGGATGGTTGGGCGGGAAACTCAGCTTCACGTTCACCATTTTGA
- the LOC114174064 gene encoding auxin-responsive protein SAUR77-like, with protein MDCLVMPVSLIRRRSTGSRLRYMALPKEGLLEEESEKSVTVVVGKEKRVFMVEPFILQESPFRVLMDISMKKDPAAEKKHFHFTSSQRRVIFVDVDDILFEHMLWLMHNDASSLFQLNLKEIIDFYTHDL; from the coding sequence ATGGATTGTTTGGTGATGCCGGTTTCATTGATCCGGCGTCGTTCCACTGGTTCTCGTTTGCGTTACATGGCGCTTCCTAAAGAGGGGTTGTTGGAGGAAGAATCGGAGAAGAGCGTGACGGTGGTGGTCGGAAAAGAGAAGAGGGTGTTTATGGTGGAGCCTTTCATATTGCAAGAGAGCCCCTTTCGCGTTTTGATGGATATATCCATGAAGAAGGACCCTGCGGCGGAGAAGAAGCACTTCCATTTCACGTCTTCTCAAAGAAGAGTAATCTTTGTCGATGTGGATGACATTTTGTTCGAGCACATGTTGTGGCTCATGCACAATGATGCTTCTTCGTTGTTCCAGCTCAATCTGAAGGAGATTATTGACTTCTATACTCACGATCTCTGA